The following DNA comes from Amycolatopsis albispora.
ACCGCGCCCGCATCGCCGCGCTCTGGGCGCGGATGTCGCAGGTGGCCGCCGAAAACCCGTACGCGTGGGACCGGACCGCGCGCACGGCGGAGGAGATCGCGACGCCGGGTGAGCGCAACCGGTGGGTCAGCGACCCGTACACCAAGCTCATGTGCGCCAATCTGCAGGTCGATCTCGCGGCCGCGGTGATCGTGACGAGCGCGGCGGCCGCGCGGGCGGCGGGCATTCCGCAGGACCGCTGGGTTTTTGTGCACGCCGGGGCATCGGCCACCGAGGAGTGGTTTGTCTCCGAACGCGCTTCGCTCGCCGAATCCCCGGCCATCGCGGCCGCCGGGGCCGCGGCGCTCGGGCACGCGGGCGTCAAACCGGCCGACCTTGGCCCGGTGGACCTCTACTCGTGCTTCCCGTCCGCCGTTCAGCTGGCGGCCAACGCGCTCGGCCTGCCGTGGGACGACCCGGCACGCCCGCTGACCGTCACCGGCGGGCTCACCTCGGCGGGCGGGCCGGGCAACAACTACGGAACGCACGCGGTGGCGTCGATCGTGCCGCGGCTGCGGGCCGCGCCGGACGAGGTCGGGCTCACCACGTCGCTGGGCTGGTACGCGACCAAGCACGCGGTCGGCGTCTACTCCGCGACGCCGCCGGACCGGGCGTTCGCACACCTGCGACCGGCGTTCCCCCGGCCGGCCACCCGGCCCGCACTGACCGAATGGGACGGTGCCGGGGTGGTCGAAGCGGCAACGCTGGTGCACCGGCGTGACGGCGAACCCGAAGCGATGCTGCTGAGCGTGCTCACCGACGACGGCGCGCGTGTCCTGCTGCGGCGCGAGGAACCGGAACTGCACGGCGTCGATCTTGTGCGCCGCCGAGTCCGGCTGGCTGACGGCCGGATCGAGGTGCTCGACGACTCGCGCCACGAACTGCCACCGCCGCCACCCGCGCCCGTGCGCACCGAACGCCGCGGCACCGGGATCTCGGTGATCACGCTCGACCGGCCCGCCGTCCGCAACGCGGTGAACCGGCGCCTGGCGCTCGCGCTGGAACAGGCGGTGAACGACGCCGAAGCCGATCCGGCCGTCCGCGTGCTGGTGCTGACCGGTGCCGGGGGCACGTTCTGCGCTGGCATGGACCTGGCCGAGGCGAACCGCGGTGCCGTGCCGGTCACCGACCGCCGCGGCCCGCTCGGGCTGACCGCCGAGCCACCCGCCAAGCCGACCATCGCCGCCGTCGAAGGCGCGGCGCTCGCGGGCGGGTTCGAGCTGGCACTGTGCGCCGACCTGATCGTGGCCGCCGAGGACGCGGTTTTTGGCCTCCCCGAGGCAAAACGCGGTCTGCTGGCGGCCGCGGGCGGGCTCTGGCGGACGGCGGCCAGGCTGCCCAGGAGCGTCGCGCTCGAACTCGCGCTGGTCGCCGAACCGCTGCCCGCCACCCGGCTCGCCGAACTCGGCCTGGTCAACCGCGTGGTGCCGCCCGGCACCGCACTCGACGCGGCTCTGGAACTGGCCGACCGCATCGCCGCGAACGCGCCGCTGTCCGTGCGCGTGGGCAAGGAACTGATCGACGCCGCGCCCGGCTGGACCGCCGAAGAAGGCTTCGCCCGCCAGAGCGAGCTGGCTGGTCCCGTACTGCTCTCCGACGACGCGCGCGAAGGCGTCGCGGCCTTCGCGGAGCGGCGCACCCCGGTCTGGACCGGCCGCTGACCACCCGAGGAAACGCACGAAACGAGGAGCACCATGACCGCCGACTTCGTCGACCAGCTCGAGCCCAACGTGGCCGTGCAGTTCCTCAACCGGGTGGCCGAAACCCCGGACCTGGAGGCGTTCCGCTACCCGGCCGGCGACGGCTGGAAGTCGGTGACCTGGCAGGAAAGCAGCGACCAGGTGCGCCGCCTCGCCGCCGGGTTGCTGGCGCTCGGCCTCGAACCCGAGCAGCGCGTCGGCATCGCCTCGGGCACGCGCTACGAATGGATTCTCGCCGACCTCGCGGTGATGTGCGCCGGTGGCGCGACCACCACGGTCTACCCGAGCACGAACGCCGAGGACACCGCCTACATCCTCGGTGACTCGGAGTGCCGCGTGCTCTTCGCCGAGGACGACGCCCAGCTCGCCAAGGTCACCGAGCACCGCGACTCCCTGCCGCGACTGTCCAAAGTGGTCACCTTCGACGGCACGGCCGACGGCGACTTCGTGCTCACCATGGACGCGCTCGCCGAACTCGGGGATGCCTATCTCGCCGAGCACCCCGGTGTGGTCGAGGAGACCGCCGCGGCCATCGAGCCCGACCAGCTGGCCACGCTGATCTACACCTCCGGCACCACCGGCAAGCCGAAGGGCGTGCGTCTGCGGCACCGCGGCTGGGTCTACGAAGGCGCGGCGATCCGCGTCCAGAACATCCTCGACGAGCGCGACCTGCAGCTGCTGTGGCTGCCGATGGCGCACGCGTTCGGCAAGGTGCTGCTGTCCGCGCAGCTCGCGTGCGGGTTCGCCACCGCGATCGACGGCCGCGTCGAGAAGATCGTGGACAACTGCGCGGCGGTGAAACCGACCTTCATGGGCGCCGCCCCGCGCATCTTCGAGAAGGCCTACGCCCGCATCCAGACCATGCAGGCCGCCGAGGGCGGCGTGAAGGAGAAGCTGTTCACCAAGGCGTTCGAGGACGGGCTGCGGTTCGACGAACTCCAGCGCCAGGGCAAGCCCGTTCCGCTGCCGCTCAAGGTGCGGCACGCGTTGTTCGACAAGCTCGTGTTCAGCAAGGTGCGTGAGCGCTTCGGCGGCCGCGTGCGGTTCTTCATCTCCGGCTCGGCGGCGCTCAACCGCGACATCGCGCAGTGGTTCCACGCCGCGGGCATCCTCATTCTCGAGGGCTACGGCATGACCGAGAACACCGCGGGCGCCGCGGTCAACCACCCGGACACCAACCGGTTCGGCACCGTCGGGCGCGCGCTGCCGGGTGCCGAGGTCAAGATCGGCGAGAACGACGAGGTGCTGCTGCGCGGCCCGCACATCATGGCCGGGTACCACAACCTCCCCGAGGAGACGGCGAACGCGTTCACCGAGGACGGCTGGCTGCGCACCGGCGACCAGGGCAGCCTCGACGAGGACGGCTTCCTCACCATCACCGGCCGCATCAAGGACCTGTTCAAGACCTCCGGCGGGAAGTACGTCGCGCCCACCGCGATCGAGTCGAAGTTCGCCGCGATCTGCCCGTACGCCAGCCAGTTCCTGGTGTTCGGCGCCGAGCGCAACTTCGTGGTCGCGCTGATCACGCTCGACCCGGACGCGATGGCGTCGTGGGCGGGGGAGAACGGCATGGCGGGCAAGAGCTACCAGGAGATCATCCGCTCGGACGAGGCACGCGCGATGGTCGCCGGGTACGTCGACCAGCTCAACGCGGGCCTCAACCGCTGGGAGACGGTCAAGAAGTGGGAGATCCTCGACGAGGACCTCAGCATCGAGTCCGGTGAGCTGACCCCGTCGATGAAGGTCAAGCGCAACGTCGTGGCCGCCAACAACGCGGAGCTGCTCGCGGCCTTCTACGAGTGATCCGCGCGCAGGCCCGCGATCAGGACCTTCACCAGCCGCTTCGCGTCGTAGTCCGGCCCGCCGCCGATGCAGAGGTTGCCGACCCCGCGCATCAGCTCGATGGCCCGCAGATCGGTGCGGATCTCATCGGCGGCTGACGCGGCGTCGAGCAGCTGGGCGCACACCGGCACCAGGCGGTCGAGGAAGTAGGTGTGCAGCGCCTCGAACCCGGCTTCGTCGGACTGCAGCACGGCGGCGAGGCCGTGCTTGGTGACCAGGAACTCGACGAACCGGTCGATCCAGCGCGCCAGCGCGGTGTACGGCGACGCGTTCGCCGCCAGCAGCGCGGGCCCGGCTTCCGCGCAGGCTTCGACCTGGTGCCGGTAAACGGCGATGATCAGGTCCGCCCTGGTCGGGAAGTGCCGGTAGATGGTGCCCATGCCGACGCCCGCCTTGGCGGCGATGTCGCGCACCGGCGCGTCCACGCCCGAAGCCACAAAAACCGCGGCCGCCGCGTCGAGCAGCGTCTCCTCGTTGCGCCGCGCGTCCGCGCGCTTGGACCGGGTGCCCTTGCCGTCCGTCACCGTGCCTCCACCTCCGGGGTTGCAAAGCGGAACAGTGCTCCGTATGGTTAACGGAGCAACGTTCCGGTTGCTCATGATGCCATGGAGGGCACGCTCATGCAGTACCGCACCTTGGGGCGCACCGGTGTGCAGGTCAGCACGCTGGCGCTCGGCGCGATGAACTTCGGCGCGATCGGGCGCACCACCCAGGACGAGGCCACCGCCATCGTCGACGGCGCGCTGGACGCCGGGATCAACCTGATCGACACGGCCGACATGTACGGGCGGGGCGAGTCGGAGGAGATGGTCGGCCGGGCCATCGCGGGCCGCCGCGACGACCTCGTGCTGGCCACGAAGGCCGCCATGCCGATGGACGAGGACCGCAACCACCGCGGCACTTCGCGCCGCTGGCTGGTCACCGAACTGGAGAACAGCCTGCGGCGCCTCGGCGTCGACCACGTCGACCTGTACCAGATGCACCGCTGGGACCCGGCCACCAGCGACGAGGAAACCCTGTCGGCGCTGACGGACCTGCGGCAGGCCGGGAAGATCCGCTACTTCGGCTCGTCGACCTTCCCGGCGTACCGCATCGTGCAGGCGCAGTGGGCCGCGCGGGCGGGGAACCTCGGGCGGTACGTCACCGAGCAGCCGCCGTACTCGATCCTGCAGCGCGGGGTGGAGGCCCACGTGCTGCCGGTGACCGAGGAGTACGGCATGGGCGTGCTGGCGTGGAGCCCGCTGGCGTCGGGCTGGCTCTCCGGCGCGGTCCGCGAAGGCCAGGAGATCACCACCAACCGCTCGTCCACGCTGCCGCAGCGGTTCGACACCTCGCTGCCGGTCAACCAGGCCAAGCTGGCGGCGGTCGAGCGGCTGGCCAAGGTCGCCGCCGACGCCGGGCTGACGATGATCCAGCTCGCGCTCGGTTTTGTCACCGCGCACCCGGCGGTGACCAGCGCGCTGATCGGCCCGCGCACGGTGGGCCACCTGGAGTCGCAGCTCGCCGCCGCGGACACCGTGCTGTCCGGTGACGTGCTCGACGCGATCGACGAGATCGTCGCGCCCGGGATCGACCTCGCTCCGGACGAGAAGCACGACACCCCGCCAGCACTGCTCGACGCGAAGCTGCGGAGGCGATGATGGGCACCGCCTTCGGCATCATGACCGCACAGCAGCAAGTGTCCTATGAGGACATCCTGCGGGTGTGGACCGAGGCCGACGCGGTCCCGGAGATCCAGCACGCGTGGGTGTTCGACCACTTCATGCCGATCGGCGGTGACCCCGCCGGGCCGATCCTCGAAGGCTGGACGCTGCTTTCGGCACTGGCCGCGCGGACGCGCCGGCTGCGGCTGGGCGTGCTGGTCACCAGCAACCGGTTCCGGCCGCCCGCGCTGCTGGCGAAGATCGCCACCACGGTGGACCAGGTTTCCGGTGGACGGCTCGACTTCGGCATCGGCGCCGGTTCACGCCCGAGCCACCCGCTGGCCCGGCGCGAGTACGACGCACACGGCCTGCCGTACCACGACGCGGCCCATGCGGTGGCGGGCCTGGCCGAGGCGTGCGCGGTCATCCGTCGCTTGTGGACGGAGGAGGAGCCGTTCGACTTCGACGGCGCGCACGTCCGGC
Coding sequences within:
- a CDS encoding crotonase/enoyl-CoA hydratase family protein, with the protein product MSRWRTARTLAGALVRGAFARSRGAAPAGLPEVPAPAGIDGYARHVTARGAVAAEPAAVTALARDLDRTHEWLTLHAAWRGERPERIEPGAEFVQQIRLMDIPAQARWVVERADDDGFALRGTGPMGITLGLWCTVRPAADGSVVRLDAALDGSPVRGPVGSTAVRSVEQALTDSLAALAGLVGDAPVRRLSVPSEPIHHERTGKLLDPHTPVVVGVGQVVNRTPDLSAPREPVDLAVEALRAAAADSGAEVDLLAQADLVYAVPSASWSYPDQAGAVAGLVGASRATTVQTSAQGGDGGQLAVNDAAQEIVDGRADIAVISGAEAGATMAALTGEPRWTRQPASAAPHRKIGLDRPANNEAETAVGLGAPIFVYPLLESALRGREGTAPGEHRARIAALWARMSQVAAENPYAWDRTARTAEEIATPGERNRWVSDPYTKLMCANLQVDLAAAVIVTSAAAARAAGIPQDRWVFVHAGASATEEWFVSERASLAESPAIAAAGAAALGHAGVKPADLGPVDLYSCFPSAVQLAANALGLPWDDPARPLTVTGGLTSAGGPGNNYGTHAVASIVPRLRAAPDEVGLTTSLGWYATKHAVGVYSATPPDRAFAHLRPAFPRPATRPALTEWDGAGVVEAATLVHRRDGEPEAMLLSVLTDDGARVLLRREEPELHGVDLVRRRVRLADGRIEVLDDSRHELPPPPPAPVRTERRGTGISVITLDRPAVRNAVNRRLALALEQAVNDAEADPAVRVLVLTGAGGTFCAGMDLAEANRGAVPVTDRRGPLGLTAEPPAKPTIAAVEGAALAGGFELALCADLIVAAEDAVFGLPEAKRGLLAAAGGLWRTAARLPRSVALELALVAEPLPATRLAELGLVNRVVPPGTALDAALELADRIAANAPLSVRVGKELIDAAPGWTAEEGFARQSELAGPVLLSDDAREGVAAFAERRTPVWTGR
- a CDS encoding AMP-dependent synthetase/ligase — encoded protein: MTADFVDQLEPNVAVQFLNRVAETPDLEAFRYPAGDGWKSVTWQESSDQVRRLAAGLLALGLEPEQRVGIASGTRYEWILADLAVMCAGGATTTVYPSTNAEDTAYILGDSECRVLFAEDDAQLAKVTEHRDSLPRLSKVVTFDGTADGDFVLTMDALAELGDAYLAEHPGVVEETAAAIEPDQLATLIYTSGTTGKPKGVRLRHRGWVYEGAAIRVQNILDERDLQLLWLPMAHAFGKVLLSAQLACGFATAIDGRVEKIVDNCAAVKPTFMGAAPRIFEKAYARIQTMQAAEGGVKEKLFTKAFEDGLRFDELQRQGKPVPLPLKVRHALFDKLVFSKVRERFGGRVRFFISGSAALNRDIAQWFHAAGILILEGYGMTENTAGAAVNHPDTNRFGTVGRALPGAEVKIGENDEVLLRGPHIMAGYHNLPEETANAFTEDGWLRTGDQGSLDEDGFLTITGRIKDLFKTSGGKYVAPTAIESKFAAICPYASQFLVFGAERNFVVALITLDPDAMASWAGENGMAGKSYQEIIRSDEARAMVAGYVDQLNAGLNRWETVKKWEILDEDLSIESGELTPSMKVKRNVVAANNAELLAAFYE
- a CDS encoding TetR/AcrR family transcriptional regulator, producing the protein MTDGKGTRSKRADARRNEETLLDAAAAVFVASGVDAPVRDIAAKAGVGMGTIYRHFPTRADLIIAVYRHQVEACAEAGPALLAANASPYTALARWIDRFVEFLVTKHGLAAVLQSDEAGFEALHTYFLDRLVPVCAQLLDAASAADEIRTDLRAIELMRGVGNLCIGGGPDYDAKRLVKVLIAGLRADHS
- a CDS encoding aldo/keto reductase, which encodes MQYRTLGRTGVQVSTLALGAMNFGAIGRTTQDEATAIVDGALDAGINLIDTADMYGRGESEEMVGRAIAGRRDDLVLATKAAMPMDEDRNHRGTSRRWLVTELENSLRRLGVDHVDLYQMHRWDPATSDEETLSALTDLRQAGKIRYFGSSTFPAYRIVQAQWAARAGNLGRYVTEQPPYSILQRGVEAHVLPVTEEYGMGVLAWSPLASGWLSGAVREGQEITTNRSSTLPQRFDTSLPVNQAKLAAVERLAKVAADAGLTMIQLALGFVTAHPAVTSALIGPRTVGHLESQLAAADTVLSGDVLDAIDEIVAPGIDLAPDEKHDTPPALLDAKLRRR
- a CDS encoding LLM class flavin-dependent oxidoreductase; this encodes MGTAFGIMTAQQQVSYEDILRVWTEADAVPEIQHAWVFDHFMPIGGDPAGPILEGWTLLSALAARTRRLRLGVLVTSNRFRPPALLAKIATTVDQVSGGRLDFGIGAGSRPSHPLARREYDAHGLPYHDAAHAVAGLAEACAVIRRLWTEEEPFDFDGAHVRLAGAYGNPKPVQRPHPPIMIGGRSSATLRVVAEHADLWNMPGGGIEDIAAAISRSKLLDRYCTEIGRDPAAITRSIYLPVSYERPGETRAAVVEAEGAGFGHIVLGLADPYPDGVVKWVAEEIIGAR